In Neptuniibacter halophilus, the genomic stretch TTGGGGTTTTAGCTTCGCCTACACCAAATACATAAATTTCTGACTCTCTGAGGCGTGATGCTAATTTGGTAAAGTCGCTATCACTTGTAACAAGGGCAAATGCATCGAATTTATCCGAATAAAGTAGGTCCATCGCATCAATAATCATTGCAGCGTCAGAAGAGTTTTTCCCTGAGGTGTACGAGAACTGCTGCACCGGTGAAATCGCAAGCTCATTTAGCGGTGTTTTCCAATTGCTAAGATAGGATGAGCTCCAATCGCCGTAAGCTTTTTTAACCAGTATATGGCCATGCTTGGACAGTTCTCCTAATACAGCACTGAGGACTGAATGCTGGGCGTTTTCTGCATCAATTAAAACGGCGATTTTTTTCGTATTATCTAGATCTTTCATTTTACATCCTTGTTGGGGCCGCTTCTTTACTTTATCTGTGCCGAAGCTGCTCTTATAAAATGTTGCCGGTTCACCTTCTCACAGGTTTGATTCAGAAGGTTGGGCCTTTCTTACGCTGAATAGATTAGGTTTTACTTGAATCCATCTCATTCCACATAACCCATTTAATTTGTGGGTCGTCGCAAATTCTGGAGTCATCTTGTGAGGCTAGGACTTGGCCCCGGTTCAGTAGCAGTAGGGTTCTTTTTAGTCCAGTGTATGCGCCCATTCTGTTCTTGGCGTTTGCTTCAATGCATACCAACCAGCCTTGCTTGAAATAAAGATGGCCTTGAATAGGGGTTGAGTGAGCTACATCACGCATAGAATAGGGGTCAAAGTAGTGTTTTTTCACATAGCTTTTTAATGTTTCTGTATAGCCATATGGGTAAGGGCCAATTTGATCCTGATCTGGTTTAACCATGCACCCTGTAAGTAAGACGCTTATGAGTGCTGGGTATATTGCCTTCTTCATATCTTTTCCTTGTTATGAAACTACGTAGCAATTCAGTTTATTAATCCTTAGGTTTTAAGGTTGACTTGCTTTACTAATCCAATATGGGGTTTCTTCAGTAAAACCATATAAAAAATAATATGTTGCGCAGATGCTATCGAATAAATTGAATCTTGCAAATAGATTTAATTCCTTTAGTTGAAAGTCATAGCAGCGACAGGCCATAATGCGATCTGTATAAGCATTTTCCCTCTACGCTACATGGAGTTAGTGCGTGGCTATTCCTGACTTTCAATCTTGCATGCGTCCTTTGTTAGTGGCTGTTGAAGACCAACAAGTACATGAATTCAAAGATGCGATCCAGTTCGTTTGTAATTACCTTGAGCTTTCCGAAGAGGATATCAGGGAAGTTCTACCATCAGGGCGTCAAACTTATATAAAGAACCGCTTGGCTTGGGCCCGGACCTATATGAACAAGGCTGGGTTAACTAAAGCACCAGGGCGCGGGCAGATTCAAATAACAGATAGGGGCCTGCAGGCGTTAAAAGATTGTTCTCAAAGAGTCGATGTTCGATACCTGCGCCAGTACCCAGAATTTGTTGAGTTTCACAGGGTTAAAACTAAAGCTTCTGACAGTCAGCAGGAAAATACAAAGGTAGATAGTAACGCTGAAGATACAGATCCTCAGGAGCGACTCGAAGAAGCCTACGCTGAAATCCAAGGCAGCTTAGCAGATGAGTTACTGGATACAGTTAAACAGCAATCACCGGACTTTCTAGAGCGCTTGGTCGTACAGCTTTTACAAGCCATGGGTTATGGTGGATGGAGCGAAAGCTCTGGAGCTGCAACCCAATACACCTTAGATGGCGGTATTGATGGTGTTATCAATGAAGACCCTTTAGGTTTAGATACCATCTACTTGCAAGCCAAACGCTATACCGATAGCAGTGTTGGTCGCCCAGATATCCAAGCTTTTGTTGGTGCGTTAGAAATGAAGCGTGCCCGTAAAGGTGTGTTTATTACAACAAGCCAGTTCAGTCGAGAAGCACGTGAATATTGCTCTCTGATTGAAAAGAGAGTCGTACTGATTGATGGCCGAAAATTGGCAGAGTTGATGATCCAGTATGGTTTGGGTGTATCGACTAAGCAGGTTTACGATGTAAAAGCGATCGATAGTGATTTTTTCAATGACTAACTGAAATAGTCATTGAAGGTAAGGATGAGTGGCATGGACAAAAAGCAGCTTAGCGAAACGGATATCATCACGAAGTTTATTCTACCTGCGGTAGAACAAGCTGGATGGGATTCAATGACTCAGGTCCGTCAGGAGGTAAAACTCCGAGATGGTAAGGTTATTGTCCGTGGTCACATGGGTGTCCGCAAAACCGTTAAGTCTGCTGATATCGTCCTCTATCACAAGCCAAACATGCCTCTGGCTGTGATTGAAGCAAAAGCTAATAAGCATGAAATCGGTAAAGGTATGCAGCAGGGTATGGATTACGCCCAACTGCTAGATGTGCCTTTCATCTTTGCCAGCAACGGTGATGGTTTTATCTTCCACGATAAAACCAACCCGCAGCAGTTGGAATCTGAAATATCACTAGAAGACTTTCCAACAGCTGAAACACTCTGGCAGAAGTACTGCCAGTGGAAAGGCTTCAGTGAAGCTCAGTTACCGATAATCACACAAGATTACTACGATGACGGTAGCGGTAAGTCACCTCGCTATTATCAACTTCAAGCGATTAATAAGACCATAGAAGCGGTCTCCGCAGGGCAAGACCGTGTGTTGTTGGTTATGGCAACGGGAACGGGTAAGACCTACACTGCATTCCAGATCATCTGGAGATTGTGGAAGGCACGTCAAAAGAAACGCATCCTGTTCTTAGCTGACCGAAATATTCTGATAGACCAAACCCGCATTAATGATTTCCAGCCATTCGGTCAGGTGATGACTAAAATCACAGGCCGTACAGTTGATCCGGCTTACGAGATTCACCTCGCACTGTACCAAGCTCTGACAGGCCCTGAGGAGTCTCAGAAGGCTTACAAACAGGTTGATCCTGACTTCTTCGATCTGATTGTTATAGATGAGTGCCATCGTGGCAGTGCTGCAGAAGACAGTGCGTGGCGTGAGATTCTGGAATACTTCAACAGTGCCACCCAGATCGGTCTGACTGCTACCCCTAAGGAAACCGACACGGTATCCAATACTGACTACTTCGGTGACCCTGTTTACACATACTCTCTGAAAGAGGGTATTGAGGATGGATTCCTAGCACCCTACAAAGTGGTGCGTGTCGATCTCAATATTGATCTGCAAGGCTGGCGGCCTGAGAAAGGGCAACTGGATAAGAACGGCCAGCAGATTGATGACCGTATCTACAATATTAAAGATTTTGATCGAACCATCGTTATCGATGAGCGTACACAGCTGGTGGCTGAGACAATCACGGCTTACCTGAAACGCACTGATCCGATGGCTAAAACTATCGTGTTCTGTAATGACATCGATCATGCGGAGAGAATGCGAAGAGCCTTAGTCAATCTGAATCCAGAGCAGGTCGCCAAGAATGACAAGTACGTGATGAAAATCACCGGTGATGATGAAGTGGGTAAATCTCAGTTAGATAACTTCATCAATCCGAAAAAGCCTTACCCTGTCATCGCTACAACTTCAGAGCTGATGACAACCGGTGTTGATGCTAAGACCTGTAAGCTGGTGGTGCTGGATCAGAATATCCAATCCATGACCAAGTTTAAGCAGATCATTGGGCGCGGCACTCGTATCGATGATCGTTACAACAAACTCTGGTTCACTATCCTGGACTTCAAGAAAGCTACAGAACTTTTCGCTGATGAGCGGTTTGATGGTATCCCGGAGAAGGTTCTGGTGACACCGCCTGAAGACATTATTGATGAAGAAAATGAAGAGTTCATCGATGAGCTGAATAGCGTAGAAGAGGATGAGAATCCTGAGGGTGAATCTGGTGTAGAGGAAGAGCCCGGTGGCTACGATGCTGGTGGTGAACCAGATTGGGGTGAAGGTGATACCGGCAGTGAAGAAGGCGGTTTCATCAAGTACCAAGTATCTGGCGTTACCGTTAAGAAGCTAGATGAACGTGTTCAGTATTACGATGCTGACGGTAAGCTGGTAACTGAATCCTTCAACGATTACACCCGTAAAACCGTGAAGAAGCACTTTGCCTCACTGGATGATTTTGTCCGTAAGTGGAAAGATACAGAGCGGAAGCAAATTATCATTGATGAACTGGCGAGCGAAGGGGTTATCTGGGAAGCCTTTGCTGAAGATGTCGGTAAAGACTTAGATCCATTCGATCTGATCTGTCATGTGGTATACGATCAGCCGCCACTGACACGTAAAGAACGTGCTAATAACGTCAAGAAGCGTAACTACTTCACCAAATACTCTGATACTGCTCAGAAGGTTCTGGACGCGCTGCTGGATAAATATGCTGATGCAGGCGTACAGGAAATTGAGAATGTGAATGTGCTCAAGGTGAAACCATTAGATCAGATCGGTTCACCCTTAGAGATCGTGAAGAAAGGCTTCGGTGGCAAACCTGCTTACCAACAAGCCATCAGCGAATTGGAAGATGAGTTGTATCGGGACGATTCGCAGAGTGCGTGAAGTAAAACAATCCTAAGCATAAATAATCAGGCAGAACCCCTCTCATAGGGATTCTGCCGTTTTGTATTGATAAAGAATAAGTAGAGAAAGTTATGTCCATCAGTTCAGTTATTAAATCGATCCAAGACATCATGCGTAAAGATGCGGGTGTAGACGGTGATGCTCAGCGTTTAGGTCAGCTGTCTTGGTTGCTGTTTCTGAAAGTGTTTGATGCACAGGAAGAGCTGCTGGAGTTTGAACAGGATAACTATAAAGAGCCAATTCCCGAGAAGTACCTGTGGCGTAACTGGGCTGCTGATGAGCAGGGTATTACAGGTGATGAATTACTAGAGTTTATCAATGATGACCTGTTCCCTGATCTGAAGAACCTAGTCGCACCGATCGATAAGAACCCACGTGGTTTTGTGGCTAAAGAAGCCTTTAGCGATGCGTTCAACTATATGAAGAACGGTACGCTGCTTCGCCAGGTGATCAACAAACTTAACGAGATAGACTTTACCGATTCTAAAGAGCGTCACCTGTTTGGTGATATCTACGAGCAGATTCTGCGAGATCTACAAAGTGCAGGTAATGCGGGTGAGTTCTATACCCCTCGTGCTGTAACCCGCTTTATTGTGCAGATGATTGACCCTCAGTTAGGCGAATCTATCTTCGACCCTGCTTGCGGTACAGGTGGATTCCTAGCCTGTTCATTTGACCATGTGAAAGGTCAGTATGTAGAAACAGCATCCGATCACCAGACATTGCAGAAGCAGATTCGCGGTGTGGAGAAAAAGCAGCTACCGCATTTGCTATGTACTACCAACATGCTCCTTCATGGCATCGAAGTACCTGTACAAATCCGTCACGCTAATACGCTGAATAAACCACTCTCCAGTTGGGAGATCGAAGATCAGGTTGATGTCATCGTGACTAACCCGCCATTCGGGGGTACGGAAGAAGACGGTATTGAGAAGAACTTTCCTGCTGAATACCAAACCCGTGAAACCGCAGACCTGTTCCTGCAGTTGATCATTGAAGTGCTAAAAGAGAAAGGTCGTGCAGCAGTAGTATTACCGGACGGCACGCTATTTGGTGAAGGTGTTAAAACCAAGATCAAAAAGCTGTTGCTGGAAGAGTGTAACCTCCACACATTAGTACGCCTGCCCAACTCCGTATTTGCGCCATATACGGGGATAAAAACAAACATCCTCTTCTTCGAGAAAGGCGAGCCTACTCAGGATGTTTGGTACTACGAAGTGCCGCTGCCAACTGGGGTAAAGGCCTTCAATAAAACCAAACCTATGAAGCTGGAAGATCTATCCGAATGTGCGGATTGGTGGGGTGAAGGCAATAGCCTGACAGATAAGATCAAACGTCAGAACCGTCAGGAAAATGAACATGCCTGGAAAGTGAGTATCGATGAGATTGTAGAGCGTAACTACAACCTAGATATCAAGAACCCACATGAAGAAGAACAGATCGTACATGATCCTGAAGAGTTGTTAGCCGAATATCATCAACAGCAGCAAGAGATCGGCGAGCTACGTAACCAGATTAAAGGTATTTTGGCAGAAGCCCTCGCACCGAATAAAGAGCGAGGTAAAGCCTAATGGGTTCTGCAAATGTAGAGCAATTGATCACTGATCATATCGATCTATGGACCTCTGCTATCGAGAACAAGAGTAGCAGTGGGCGAGGTGGTTCAAAAAAGAAAAGTTTATACGGTATCAAGAAGCTTCGTGAGTTGATTCTGGAACTTGCCGTAAGAGGTAAGTTAATCCCGCAAGATCCTAATGATGAGCCAGCTTCAGTACTGTTGGAACGGATTGCTGATAAAAAAGACTCGCTGATTAGAGCGAAGGCTATTAAAAAGCCCAGAAGGTTACCCGAAATCACTGAAGAGGATTGTTTAGAACATCTACCTGCGGGTTGGGCTCGGTGTCGTTTAGGTAGTGTCATGAATGTACTGAATGGTCGTGCATATAAAAAGCACGAGATGCTTCAAGAAGGTACACCTTTGTTAAGAGTCGGGAATCTATTTACCTCGAAAGAATGGTATTACTCTGATTTAGAACTGGAGCCTGACAAATACATCGATACAGGGGATCTTATTTATGCATGGTCTGCGTCATTTGGTCCTTTTATTTGGGATGGTGGAAAAGCTATATATCACTACCACATTTGGAAGCTAGACTTTTTTAATGAGGAGTCATTGTATAAACCATTTATCTTCAATTTTTTGTCAGCTATTACTGAAGAAATAAAAGCATCTGGTAATGGCATCGCGATGGTCCATATGACAAAGGACCGCATGGAAAAATTGATTCTGAGAATACCGCCATATTCCGAGCAAATTCGCATATCTGAAAAGGTTGCGGAGTTGATGGCTCTCTGCGATCAGCTAGAAGAGCAAACTGAAAACAATATTGAAGCCCATCAGGTTCTGGTTGAAACCCTGTTAGGCACTCTCACCCTAAGCCAGAATGCTGAAGAATTGGCAGAGAATTGGGAAAGAGTCGCTGAGCATTTCGATACCCTCTTCACTACAGAGCACAGCATCGATCAGTTGAAGCAGACAATTCTGCAATTGGCTGTAATGGGTAAGCTGGTGGCGCAAGATCCGAAGGATGAACCTGCTTCTGTTCTACTAGAACGGATTGCTGCTGAGAAAGAGCAATTGATTAAAGATAAGAAGATAAAACGATCGAAGAGCTTACCTTTAGTTGGTTCTGAAGAAAAAAACCATGATATCCCTGTTGCTTGGCAATGGGTTAGATTCAGTGATGTTGCCTCCTGCCGTTTAGGTAAGATGCTTGATAAGGCTAAGAATAAAGGAGAGCTTTTGCCTTATTTGCGAAATACCAATGTGCAGTGGAAATATTGTGATCTTGAGGATGTTAAGCAGATGAGGTTTGAGGAGTCAGAAAAGGAAGAGTTTTTGATTAAGGTTGGAGACCTCCTAATATGTGAAGGAGGGGAACCTGGTAGGTGTGCAATTTGGAACGAACCAGATAACGAAATTTATTTCCAAAAAGCTTTGCATCGTGCTCGCCCTTTCCAAGGAGTCTTAGCTGAATATCTTCAGATTTGTTTGAGGAAAGACGCAATTTCTAAACAGCTAGATAAGTACTTCACTGGTGCGACGATTAAACACTTTCCAGGGGATAAATTAGCTCGCTATGTGGTTCCAATGCCGCCCCAAAAAGAACAAATTAGACTAGTGGCTAAGGTTAATCAACTTCTGACCATCTGCGACCAACTCAAAGCCCGTTTACTGGAAACTCAACAAAACCAACTCTCCCTAGCCGAAGCAATAACGGATCAAGTGCTACAGGGGGAAGCGTTACTTGGGTAAGTATGGAGAGGATAAGGATGTCCTACGATAAACCTTGGGTGAGCCATTGAGATCAAAGACAGCAGCTTAAAGAATTTAGGGATGTTACTTAAATGGAAGAAATTATTGGTATCGTTGCTAGTCTAATTGCAGTGATTGGTGGCCTTTATCAAGGGTATCGCTGGCTTAGGAATAAGTTAGATTCTAAGAAAACGGAAATAACGAATGGTGATGATTCTTTAAATGAATCTGTTGCGAACAGATTCTTAAAACTGTTCGAAGCCCATGGGGTCTATCGTAACCAGATACCTGAATTCTTTGATCATGGTTTGACTATTTCGGATGTTCAAACGGAAGACAATCTCCTCAATAAGCTAACACCTTCACTACTCCAAAGCGCAGCTGATCTGTTTCAAGTTAACACTGAATGGTTGTCCCATGGGCAGGGGGAGATTTTTGAATCTCATCATTTCTATAAACACCCGACAGAGTTTGGTCGCTATATAGATGAGCTTCAGGCTAGGGGGGATGACAAGCTGATTGAAGGTTTTGTTCTAACGGTTAAACCACCACGAAAGCATGAAGAGGATACACTGATTCTCTTGAAAGAAAGTATTGGCGTAGTAGGTGAAAGAACTATATTCAGGTACCACCTTTGTCCAGGGTGGGTGCTCAGTTACTGGAAATGTTGCGCCGACGTGGCTTGCTGTATCTCGCAAGCCCAAATGCGCGATGTTTATATGGTTGGCAAGTATGTTGAAAAGGGCTGGCTGGAGTCCTTTGCCGAAGGAGTGCTACTACCATCATTCTCTTTTGAACTTGATGAGCTTGATATGTCTATAAAGGGGAGGTGGCAGGCTGATGAATTTGTGGATACTCCCGAAAAGTTCATTGCGCCATTATCCAAAGAAGATGGATATAGTGTTGCTTCAGCTATCGATCGGTGGTTAGGGTATTTCGAAGCTGGTGACATATATATCCATTCGGCCACCACTAATAAAAAAATAGGTGTGAGTTTTAAGCGTTATGCTGATTCTTATATCAGTAAAAAACAATATTTAAATAACTCTT encodes the following:
- the hsdR gene encoding EcoAI/FtnUII family type I restriction enzme subunit R, which encodes MDKKQLSETDIITKFILPAVEQAGWDSMTQVRQEVKLRDGKVIVRGHMGVRKTVKSADIVLYHKPNMPLAVIEAKANKHEIGKGMQQGMDYAQLLDVPFIFASNGDGFIFHDKTNPQQLESEISLEDFPTAETLWQKYCQWKGFSEAQLPIITQDYYDDGSGKSPRYYQLQAINKTIEAVSAGQDRVLLVMATGTGKTYTAFQIIWRLWKARQKKRILFLADRNILIDQTRINDFQPFGQVMTKITGRTVDPAYEIHLALYQALTGPEESQKAYKQVDPDFFDLIVIDECHRGSAAEDSAWREILEYFNSATQIGLTATPKETDTVSNTDYFGDPVYTYSLKEGIEDGFLAPYKVVRVDLNIDLQGWRPEKGQLDKNGQQIDDRIYNIKDFDRTIVIDERTQLVAETITAYLKRTDPMAKTIVFCNDIDHAERMRRALVNLNPEQVAKNDKYVMKITGDDEVGKSQLDNFINPKKPYPVIATTSELMTTGVDAKTCKLVVLDQNIQSMTKFKQIIGRGTRIDDRYNKLWFTILDFKKATELFADERFDGIPEKVLVTPPEDIIDEENEEFIDELNSVEEDENPEGESGVEEEPGGYDAGGEPDWGEGDTGSEEGGFIKYQVSGVTVKKLDERVQYYDADGKLVTESFNDYTRKTVKKHFASLDDFVRKWKDTERKQIIIDELASEGVIWEAFAEDVGKDLDPFDLICHVVYDQPPLTRKERANNVKKRNYFTKYSDTAQKVLDALLDKYADAGVQEIENVNVLKVKPLDQIGSPLEIVKKGFGGKPAYQQAISELEDELYRDDSQSA
- a CDS encoding restriction endonuclease subunit S; translated protein: MGSANVEQLITDHIDLWTSAIENKSSSGRGGSKKKSLYGIKKLRELILELAVRGKLIPQDPNDEPASVLLERIADKKDSLIRAKAIKKPRRLPEITEEDCLEHLPAGWARCRLGSVMNVLNGRAYKKHEMLQEGTPLLRVGNLFTSKEWYYSDLELEPDKYIDTGDLIYAWSASFGPFIWDGGKAIYHYHIWKLDFFNEESLYKPFIFNFLSAITEEIKASGNGIAMVHMTKDRMEKLILRIPPYSEQIRISEKVAELMALCDQLEEQTENNIEAHQVLVETLLGTLTLSQNAEELAENWERVAEHFDTLFTTEHSIDQLKQTILQLAVMGKLVAQDPKDEPASVLLERIAAEKEQLIKDKKIKRSKSLPLVGSEEKNHDIPVAWQWVRFSDVASCRLGKMLDKAKNKGELLPYLRNTNVQWKYCDLEDVKQMRFEESEKEEFLIKVGDLLICEGGEPGRCAIWNEPDNEIYFQKALHRARPFQGVLAEYLQICLRKDAISKQLDKYFTGATIKHFPGDKLARYVVPMPPQKEQIRLVAKVNQLLTICDQLKARLLETQQNQLSLAEAITDQVLQGEALLG
- a CDS encoding HsdM family class I SAM-dependent methyltransferase, whose protein sequence is MSISSVIKSIQDIMRKDAGVDGDAQRLGQLSWLLFLKVFDAQEELLEFEQDNYKEPIPEKYLWRNWAADEQGITGDELLEFINDDLFPDLKNLVAPIDKNPRGFVAKEAFSDAFNYMKNGTLLRQVINKLNEIDFTDSKERHLFGDIYEQILRDLQSAGNAGEFYTPRAVTRFIVQMIDPQLGESIFDPACGTGGFLACSFDHVKGQYVETASDHQTLQKQIRGVEKKQLPHLLCTTNMLLHGIEVPVQIRHANTLNKPLSSWEIEDQVDVIVTNPPFGGTEEDGIEKNFPAEYQTRETADLFLQLIIEVLKEKGRAAVVLPDGTLFGEGVKTKIKKLLLEECNLHTLVRLPNSVFAPYTGIKTNILFFEKGEPTQDVWYYEVPLPTGVKAFNKTKPMKLEDLSECADWWGEGNSLTDKIKRQNRQENEHAWKVSIDEIVERNYNLDIKNPHEEEQIVHDPEELLAEYHQQQQEIGELRNQIKGILAEALAPNKERGKA
- a CDS encoding restriction endonuclease; this encodes MAIPDFQSCMRPLLVAVEDQQVHEFKDAIQFVCNYLELSEEDIREVLPSGRQTYIKNRLAWARTYMNKAGLTKAPGRGQIQITDRGLQALKDCSQRVDVRYLRQYPEFVEFHRVKTKASDSQQENTKVDSNAEDTDPQERLEEAYAEIQGSLADELLDTVKQQSPDFLERLVVQLLQAMGYGGWSESSGAATQYTLDGGIDGVINEDPLGLDTIYLQAKRYTDSSVGRPDIQAFVGALEMKRARKGVFITTSQFSREAREYCSLIEKRVVLIDGRKLAELMIQYGLGVSTKQVYDVKAIDSDFFND
- a CDS encoding NYN domain-containing protein produces the protein MKDLDNTKKIAVLIDAENAQHSVLSAVLGELSKHGHILVKKAYGDWSSSYLSNWKTPLNELAISPVQQFSYTSGKNSSDAAMIIDAMDLLYSDKFDAFALVTSDSDFTKLASRLRESEIYVFGVGEAKTPIAFRNACDDFIQTEVLRDVEQDDDIEQISKSPSSPAPLSRQDLCCDTRLLNMLRKAIREYADDEGWALLSVSGGLIKRQHPDFDPRTYGYSTLTKLIEATELFEVDKKPSGKSHLHVVYVKDPKG